From Elaeis guineensis isolate ETL-2024a chromosome 16, EG11, whole genome shotgun sequence, a single genomic window includes:
- the LOC105059236 gene encoding uncharacterized protein isoform X1, whose translation MMGKKVFLTYKRKRSSSQARHGKGVTVDSSSKSPIGILLEISSQEAESGLDNEKLKKDNTHCSRCGSVDVNENLLGCVRCLRSYHLRCVDPLSKYIPQEKWQCSACIKSQQFEESMQQQVQETNENSKNKSIEGSGIGPPGDSSAKTSSSTNDTSVKKIKNIIQTDESYTDSGLACKVICTEGSSSSKIIDLEIVGRSNSIYLDSLTERKSSSAFPEDCVSVLLNSDKREGFLCNEQRPKENCSTPLITFSRRVRKKHDVGEKLMGRNLRAEEIQCSTGSWSKVGPSCRCEGSIPECSFMDHSTKDVSPEQADCRPLHVVQQAMMADVGKDAGVESEHASALATTNAEDTGDKLSLQCSHIPEKPNLSHQHPLPLQPAGHDPEDQSEKLAAAHTANVIRDSILVHECRGSGSLGNKLVGTTNSSEKAVMLHGVSKERNHLSDLEFSIAPPASNGLTKIESGKSASSVIPENLLESQSSLTRSCGIIMADKEADGKVDELKWLETLDKELQDTNKERSICSSLEQSVLHCEQELNGRASSMLPVSSSVKTQHDQDASREFKNQITGSQDGACLTKSVETGSEKQRHEERANKSSFSTCFLGLLLNSGGPDVSVKDFQSMHSSLNFSIKDSAQECNRRFPWPSIGVNACVSKQKQIVDDIITGSQMLEKRQAPPLDKFKRNANEWSEEELDFLWIGVRRYGVNNWNAMLRDPKLCFMKSRAAEDLAERWNLEQRKLLNGALFKPGTLSVPDLSLPPFTTDSWPAKPSLSNHYGGNGAWSACSEFPMLTAEPKLSLGDVYLKNENTFKRNPLHSLGLGPANPLTSVSPPADSILCSFPVGSSFPGSGLAHHKSFNVHTRYDYESSSSHHKSVERLTQDHQPTSVPASNLPHWLRDVLIPQPKPSNSTLPPVSALAQPASMLSTDTRVEPTAPPKDSRGRGILKRKNITSGNHASTVSVSERSVSMNEHRMGKRPGALPTLGVNSPKPTSVNTGSGLNGVSNLNKNSGPGGPSNLVVIDSDASSEETISDS comes from the exons ATGATGGGCAAAAAGGTGTTCCTAACATACAAACGTAAGCGCTCCTCATCTCAGGCTCGTCATGGTAAAGGAGTTACTGTTGATTCATCTTCAAAGTCTCCAATCGGTATACTTTTAGAGATTTCAAGCCAGGAAGCTGAATCTGGTCTCGACAATGAGAAGCTGAAGAAAGACAATACG CATTGCTCTAGATGTGGTTCTGTTGATGTCAATGAGAACCTGCTGGGCTGTGTTAGATGCTTAAGGAGTTATCATCTGCGATGTGTCGACCCCCTTTCCAAG tatatTCCTCAGGAAAAATGGCAATGCTCAGCTTGTATCAAAAGTCAGCAATTCGAGGAGTCTATGCAGCAGCAAGTTCAAGAGACTAatgaaaatagtaaaaataaaagcATTGAGGGGTCTGGGATTGGTCCACCTGGGGACAGCTCTGCGAAGACAAGTTCTTCCACAAATGATACATCCGTTAAGAAGATTAAAAACATTATACAGACAGATGAGTCATACACAGATTCTGGTTTGGCATGCAAGGTCATATGCACTGAAGGGAGTTCAAGCTCTAAAATAATAGACTTGGAGATTGTAGGAAGATCAAATTCCATATATTTGGATTCATTAACTGAAAGAAAAAGTAGTTCTGCATTCCCAGAGGATTGTGTTTCTGTTTTGTTGAATTCAGATAAAAGAGAGGGTTTTTTATGCAATGAACAACGTCCAAAAGAGAATTGCAGTACTCCCTTGATTACCTTTTCTAGGAGAGTGAGAAAAAAGCACGATGTAGGTGAGAAATTAATGGGACGAAATTTGAGGGCTGAGGAGATACAGTGTTCAACAGGTAGCTGGAGCAAAGTAGGACCTAGTTGTAGATGTGAAGGATCAATCCCAGAATGCAGCTTCATGGATCACTCGACTAAAGATGTTTCACCAGAACAAGCTGACTGTAGACCGTTGCATGTGGTTCAACAAGCTATG ATGGCTGATGTTGGAAAAGATGCTGGAGTTGAATCTGAACATGCCAGTGCCCTTGCAACAACAAA TGCTGAGGACACTGGTGACAAATTATCTCTTCAATGCTCTCATATTCCAGAGAAACCAAATCTGAGCCATCAGCATCCATTGCCTTTGCAACCTGCGGGACATGATCCTGAAGACCAATCAGAAAAACTCGCAGCTGCACATACAGCTAATGTCATCAGAGACTCCATTTTAGTGCATGAGTGTAGGGGATCAGGCTCATTGGGAAATAAGTTAGTTGGTACTACAAATAGCTCTGAGAAAGCAGTCATGCTACATGGTGTTTCAAAGGAAAGGAATCACCTGAGTGATTTGGAATTTTCTATTGCCCCTCCCGCATCTAATGGTCTAACTAAGATAGAGTCAGGTAAATCAGCATCAAGTGTCATTCCTGAAAACCTCCTGGAGTCTCAAAGTTCATTAACTCGAAGTTGTGGCATCATTATGGCGGATAAAGAAGCTGATGGAAAAGTCGATGAACTTAAATGGCTTGAAACACTTGATAAAGAACTGCAGGATACGAATAAAGAAAGAAGTATATGCTCATCCTTGGAGCAAAGTGTTCTCCACTGCGAACAAGAATTAAATGGAAGGGCTTCTTCCATGTTGCCAGTCAGTTCATCTGTGAAGACTCAACATGATCAG GATGCATCTAGGGAGTTCAAGAATCAGATAACTGGATCACAAGATGGAGCATGTTTAACAAAATCAGTTGAGACTGGCTCTGAAAAGCAACGACATGAAGAGAGAgcaaataaatcttctttttctaCATGTTTTCTAGGTCTGCTATTGAATTCAGGGGGACCTGATGTCTCTGTTAAGGATTTCCAAAGCATGCATTCGTCATTGAATTTCAGTATCAAAGACAGCGCTCAGGAATGCAACAGGAGATTTCCATGGCCTAGCATTGGCGTGAATGCATGTGTATCAAAGCAAAAGCAGATAGTCGACGATATTATAACTGGCTCACAGATGTTAGAAAAGAGGCAAGCCCCTCCATTAGATAAGTTTAAGAGGAATGCAAATGAATGGTCAGAAGAAGAATTAGACTTTCTTTGGATTGGTGTGAGAAGATATGGAGTTAACAATTGGAATGCAATGCTAAGGGATCCAAAACTTTGCTTCATGAAATCAAGAGCTGCGGAGGATCTTGCTGAGCGATGGAATTTAGAGCAAAGAAAGCTTCTGAATGGTGCACTATTCAAGCCAGGAACACTGTCTGTACCAGACCTTTCACTGCCTCCTTTTACGACTGATTCTTGGCCAGCAAAACCATCATTAAGTAACCACTATGGTGGTAATGGTGCCTGGTCAGCTTGTTCAGAATTCCCAATGCTCACAGCTGAGCCTAAACTTTCTCTGGGAGATGTATACCTCAAGAACGAGAACACCTTCAAGAGAAATCCACTTCATTCATTAGGCCTGGGCCCAGCCAATCCTCTCACAAGTGTCAGTCCGCCTGCAGATTCCATCCTCTGCAGCTTCCCGGTGGGTTCTTCTTTCCCAGGGTCAGGACTCGCTCACCATAAATCTTTCAATGTTCACACAAGGTATGACTATGAATCATCTTCTTCGCACCACAAGTCAGTTGAAAGGTTGACTCAGGATCACCAACCAACGAGTGTGCCAGCAAGTAATCTCCCTCATTGGCTTAGAGATGTGTTGATCCCACAACCAAAGCCAAGCAATTCAACATTGCCTCCTGTTTCAGCCCTGGCACAACCTGCAAGCATGCTTAGTACTGACACAAGAGTAGAGCCAACTGCTCCACCTAAGGATTCCCGGGGACGGGGAATTCTGAAGAGAAAGAACATCACATCTGGTAATCATGCTAGCACCGTAAGCGTGTCTGAAAGATCGGTATCTATGAATgagcatcggatggggaaaaggcCTGGTGCTCTTCCAACTCTGGGTGTGAACTCCCCGAAACCTACATCGGTTAATACAGGTTCAGGTCTGAATGGTGTATCCAATTTGAATAAGAATTCAGGTCCTGGCGGACCAAGTAACTTGGTTGTTATTGATAGTGATGCATCTTCTGAGGAGACGATATCGGACAGCTAG
- the LOC140854281 gene encoding transcription factor SRM1-like: MVLELAPLVNPEGTPDRWSRISANFPMKDDLQKEEGGNSGDGCILGMAPEQRPPKDQNTSFGSGRRSQVRRKAKPWTEEEHRLFLQGLATYGKGDWKSISRHALVTRTPVQVASHAQKFFIRQKQDMKRKRKSIHDVTNP; encoded by the exons ATGGTTTTGGAGCTTGCTCCCCTGGTAAACCCAGAGGGAACGCCAGATCGATGGTCTCGGATTAGTGCCAATTTTCCAATGAAAGATGACTTGCAGAAGGAAGAAGGTGGCAATTCCGGTGATGGATGTATTTTGGGTATGGCACCGGAGCAACGCCCACCGAAAGATCAGAACACCTCTTTTGGATCAGGACGCCGCAGTCAAGTGAGGAGGAAGGCTAAGCCATGGACGGAGGAGGAACAtcg TTTATTTTTACAGGGACTTGCAACTTATGGGAAGGGAGATTGGAAGAGCATATCTCGACATGCATTGGTGACGAGGACGCCAGTACAAGTGGCCAGTCATGCACAGAAGTTCTTCATCCGCCAAAAACAAGACATGAAGCGCAAGAGAAAGAGCATCCATGATGTCACCAATCCTTAG
- the LOC105059236 gene encoding uncharacterized protein isoform X2: MMGKKVFLTYKRKRSSSQARHGKGVTVDSSSKSPIGILLEISSQEAESGLDNEKLKKDNTHCSRCGSVDVNENLLGCVRCLRSYHLRCVDPLSKEKWQCSACIKSQQFEESMQQQVQETNENSKNKSIEGSGIGPPGDSSAKTSSSTNDTSVKKIKNIIQTDESYTDSGLACKVICTEGSSSSKIIDLEIVGRSNSIYLDSLTERKSSSAFPEDCVSVLLNSDKREGFLCNEQRPKENCSTPLITFSRRVRKKHDVGEKLMGRNLRAEEIQCSTGSWSKVGPSCRCEGSIPECSFMDHSTKDVSPEQADCRPLHVVQQAMMADVGKDAGVESEHASALATTNAEDTGDKLSLQCSHIPEKPNLSHQHPLPLQPAGHDPEDQSEKLAAAHTANVIRDSILVHECRGSGSLGNKLVGTTNSSEKAVMLHGVSKERNHLSDLEFSIAPPASNGLTKIESGKSASSVIPENLLESQSSLTRSCGIIMADKEADGKVDELKWLETLDKELQDTNKERSICSSLEQSVLHCEQELNGRASSMLPVSSSVKTQHDQDASREFKNQITGSQDGACLTKSVETGSEKQRHEERANKSSFSTCFLGLLLNSGGPDVSVKDFQSMHSSLNFSIKDSAQECNRRFPWPSIGVNACVSKQKQIVDDIITGSQMLEKRQAPPLDKFKRNANEWSEEELDFLWIGVRRYGVNNWNAMLRDPKLCFMKSRAAEDLAERWNLEQRKLLNGALFKPGTLSVPDLSLPPFTTDSWPAKPSLSNHYGGNGAWSACSEFPMLTAEPKLSLGDVYLKNENTFKRNPLHSLGLGPANPLTSVSPPADSILCSFPVGSSFPGSGLAHHKSFNVHTRYDYESSSSHHKSVERLTQDHQPTSVPASNLPHWLRDVLIPQPKPSNSTLPPVSALAQPASMLSTDTRVEPTAPPKDSRGRGILKRKNITSGNHASTVSVSERSVSMNEHRMGKRPGALPTLGVNSPKPTSVNTGSGLNGVSNLNKNSGPGGPSNLVVIDSDASSEETISDS, translated from the exons ATGATGGGCAAAAAGGTGTTCCTAACATACAAACGTAAGCGCTCCTCATCTCAGGCTCGTCATGGTAAAGGAGTTACTGTTGATTCATCTTCAAAGTCTCCAATCGGTATACTTTTAGAGATTTCAAGCCAGGAAGCTGAATCTGGTCTCGACAATGAGAAGCTGAAGAAAGACAATACG CATTGCTCTAGATGTGGTTCTGTTGATGTCAATGAGAACCTGCTGGGCTGTGTTAGATGCTTAAGGAGTTATCATCTGCGATGTGTCGACCCCCTTTCCAAG GAAAAATGGCAATGCTCAGCTTGTATCAAAAGTCAGCAATTCGAGGAGTCTATGCAGCAGCAAGTTCAAGAGACTAatgaaaatagtaaaaataaaagcATTGAGGGGTCTGGGATTGGTCCACCTGGGGACAGCTCTGCGAAGACAAGTTCTTCCACAAATGATACATCCGTTAAGAAGATTAAAAACATTATACAGACAGATGAGTCATACACAGATTCTGGTTTGGCATGCAAGGTCATATGCACTGAAGGGAGTTCAAGCTCTAAAATAATAGACTTGGAGATTGTAGGAAGATCAAATTCCATATATTTGGATTCATTAACTGAAAGAAAAAGTAGTTCTGCATTCCCAGAGGATTGTGTTTCTGTTTTGTTGAATTCAGATAAAAGAGAGGGTTTTTTATGCAATGAACAACGTCCAAAAGAGAATTGCAGTACTCCCTTGATTACCTTTTCTAGGAGAGTGAGAAAAAAGCACGATGTAGGTGAGAAATTAATGGGACGAAATTTGAGGGCTGAGGAGATACAGTGTTCAACAGGTAGCTGGAGCAAAGTAGGACCTAGTTGTAGATGTGAAGGATCAATCCCAGAATGCAGCTTCATGGATCACTCGACTAAAGATGTTTCACCAGAACAAGCTGACTGTAGACCGTTGCATGTGGTTCAACAAGCTATG ATGGCTGATGTTGGAAAAGATGCTGGAGTTGAATCTGAACATGCCAGTGCCCTTGCAACAACAAA TGCTGAGGACACTGGTGACAAATTATCTCTTCAATGCTCTCATATTCCAGAGAAACCAAATCTGAGCCATCAGCATCCATTGCCTTTGCAACCTGCGGGACATGATCCTGAAGACCAATCAGAAAAACTCGCAGCTGCACATACAGCTAATGTCATCAGAGACTCCATTTTAGTGCATGAGTGTAGGGGATCAGGCTCATTGGGAAATAAGTTAGTTGGTACTACAAATAGCTCTGAGAAAGCAGTCATGCTACATGGTGTTTCAAAGGAAAGGAATCACCTGAGTGATTTGGAATTTTCTATTGCCCCTCCCGCATCTAATGGTCTAACTAAGATAGAGTCAGGTAAATCAGCATCAAGTGTCATTCCTGAAAACCTCCTGGAGTCTCAAAGTTCATTAACTCGAAGTTGTGGCATCATTATGGCGGATAAAGAAGCTGATGGAAAAGTCGATGAACTTAAATGGCTTGAAACACTTGATAAAGAACTGCAGGATACGAATAAAGAAAGAAGTATATGCTCATCCTTGGAGCAAAGTGTTCTCCACTGCGAACAAGAATTAAATGGAAGGGCTTCTTCCATGTTGCCAGTCAGTTCATCTGTGAAGACTCAACATGATCAG GATGCATCTAGGGAGTTCAAGAATCAGATAACTGGATCACAAGATGGAGCATGTTTAACAAAATCAGTTGAGACTGGCTCTGAAAAGCAACGACATGAAGAGAGAgcaaataaatcttctttttctaCATGTTTTCTAGGTCTGCTATTGAATTCAGGGGGACCTGATGTCTCTGTTAAGGATTTCCAAAGCATGCATTCGTCATTGAATTTCAGTATCAAAGACAGCGCTCAGGAATGCAACAGGAGATTTCCATGGCCTAGCATTGGCGTGAATGCATGTGTATCAAAGCAAAAGCAGATAGTCGACGATATTATAACTGGCTCACAGATGTTAGAAAAGAGGCAAGCCCCTCCATTAGATAAGTTTAAGAGGAATGCAAATGAATGGTCAGAAGAAGAATTAGACTTTCTTTGGATTGGTGTGAGAAGATATGGAGTTAACAATTGGAATGCAATGCTAAGGGATCCAAAACTTTGCTTCATGAAATCAAGAGCTGCGGAGGATCTTGCTGAGCGATGGAATTTAGAGCAAAGAAAGCTTCTGAATGGTGCACTATTCAAGCCAGGAACACTGTCTGTACCAGACCTTTCACTGCCTCCTTTTACGACTGATTCTTGGCCAGCAAAACCATCATTAAGTAACCACTATGGTGGTAATGGTGCCTGGTCAGCTTGTTCAGAATTCCCAATGCTCACAGCTGAGCCTAAACTTTCTCTGGGAGATGTATACCTCAAGAACGAGAACACCTTCAAGAGAAATCCACTTCATTCATTAGGCCTGGGCCCAGCCAATCCTCTCACAAGTGTCAGTCCGCCTGCAGATTCCATCCTCTGCAGCTTCCCGGTGGGTTCTTCTTTCCCAGGGTCAGGACTCGCTCACCATAAATCTTTCAATGTTCACACAAGGTATGACTATGAATCATCTTCTTCGCACCACAAGTCAGTTGAAAGGTTGACTCAGGATCACCAACCAACGAGTGTGCCAGCAAGTAATCTCCCTCATTGGCTTAGAGATGTGTTGATCCCACAACCAAAGCCAAGCAATTCAACATTGCCTCCTGTTTCAGCCCTGGCACAACCTGCAAGCATGCTTAGTACTGACACAAGAGTAGAGCCAACTGCTCCACCTAAGGATTCCCGGGGACGGGGAATTCTGAAGAGAAAGAACATCACATCTGGTAATCATGCTAGCACCGTAAGCGTGTCTGAAAGATCGGTATCTATGAATgagcatcggatggggaaaaggcCTGGTGCTCTTCCAACTCTGGGTGTGAACTCCCCGAAACCTACATCGGTTAATACAGGTTCAGGTCTGAATGGTGTATCCAATTTGAATAAGAATTCAGGTCCTGGCGGACCAAGTAACTTGGTTGTTATTGATAGTGATGCATCTTCTGAGGAGACGATATCGGACAGCTAG